In the Wyeomyia smithii strain HCP4-BCI-WySm-NY-G18 chromosome 2, ASM2978416v1, whole genome shotgun sequence genome, one interval contains:
- the LOC129724399 gene encoding cytochrome P450 302a1, mitochondrial, with the protein MNTLSATAPVLAHKSPTICSIVFRKFSVDKTAVLPKSFDAIPGPRGPLGFGNLFQYIPGIGKYSFDALHQSGQDKYEKYGSIVRETMVPGQDIVWLYDPDDIATVLNDKTPGIYPARRSHLALAKYRRDRPNVYRTAGLLASNGIEWWKIRSELQKGLSSPQSVRNFLPLTDQVTKEFVAGIKPTEGEDDVTDFMPAISRLNLELICLMAFDIRLDSFSNEQLLPNSLSSRLMEAAEVTNQNILPTDQGFQLWKLFETPSYRKLRKAQQFMEKTAVELVSQKLLYYNGDHQKLASGQHKSLLTEYLRNPNLELNDIIGMAADLLLAGVHTTAYTTAFALYHLCLNPNAQTKLFQEAEKLLPDPWTNSIEIAALNSEATYCRAVLKESLRLNPISIGVGRILNKDAILGGFHVPKSTVVVTQNLVSCRLERYFNNPTRFSPDRWMRATKEPVHPHLVLPFGHGMRSCIARRMAEQNMLVLLLRLIRSFELEWAGSVPMDIQTKLINQPDQPIKIRFRARPR; encoded by the exons ATGAATACTTTATCAGCCACGGCTCCAGTTTTAGCTCACAAATCGCCTACAATTTGCTCGATCGTATTCAGGAAGTTTTCAGTCGATAAGACAGCAGT TTTGCCCAAATCGTTCGATGCTATTCCTGGACCAAGAGGACCACTGGGCTTTGGAAATTTATTCCAATATATCCCTGGTATCG GTAAATATAGCTTCGACGCACTTCACCAATCCGGCCAGGACAAATATGAAAAGTACGGTTCAATTGTCCGCGAAACTATGGTCCCCGGACAGGACATAGTTTGGCTGTACGACCCGGACGACATTGCTACCGTGCTGAACGACAAAACGCCAGGAATCTATCCTGCGCGACGCAGCCATCTAGCGTTGGCCAAGTATCGACGCGATCGGCCCAACGTGTACCGCACAGCCGGACTGTTGGCCTC GAACGGCATCGAGTGGTGGAAAATACGATCAGAATTGCAAAAAGGGCTGAGCTCGCCTCAAAGTGTTCGCAATTTCTTACCGCTGACCGATCAAGTCACTAAAGAATTTGTGGCCGGCATCAAACCGACCGAAGGAGAGGATGATGTTACTGATTTCATGCCGGCCATTTCCCGGCTTAATCTTGAGT TGATCTGTCTCATGGCTTTTGACATTCGATTAGATAGTTTTTCGAATGAGCAACTGCTTCCAAATTCGTTATCCTCACGTCTAATGGAAGCAGCTGAGGTGACCAATCAGAATATTCTACCAACGGACCAAGGTTTTCAGTTATGGAAACTGTTTGAAACCCCGTCCTACAGGAAACTTAGAAAAGCTCAGCAATTCATGGAAAAAACTGCCGTTGAATTAGTCTCACAGAAATTACTATACTACAATGGAGATCATCAAAAGCTGGCTTCTGGCCAACATAAATCCCTGCTCACGGAATATCTTAGGAATCCGAATCTTGAGCTTAACGATATCATAGGAATGGCAGCTGATCTTCTGCTCGCAGGGGTTCATACAACAGCTTACACCACTGCTTTCGCGTTGTACCATTTGTGTTTGAACCCAAACGCTCAGACCAAACTGTTCCAGGAAGCGGAAAAGTTGCTGCCCGATCCCTGGACAAACAGTATAGAAATAGCAGCATTAAATT cagAAGCTACCTACTGTCGTGCGGTGCTAAAGGAATCTCTCAGACTGAATCCCATCTCAATCGGCGTAGGCCGAATTTTGAATAAGGATGCCATACTTGGAGGGTTCCACGTACCCAAGAGTACCGTGGTGGTGACACAAAATTTGGTCTCCTGTCGACTGGAGCGTTACTTTAACAATCCAACCCGCTTTTCACCAGATCGCTGGATGCGAGCGACCAAGGAACCGGTGCATCCTCACCTGGTACTTCCTTTTGGCCATGGGATGCGGTCGTGCATAGCGCGACGAATGGCGGAGCAAAACATGCTGGTGCTATTATTGCGG TTGATACGATCATTCGAGCTGGAATGGGCTGGCAGTGTACCGATGGACATCCAGACGAAACTAATTAATCAACCGGACCAGCCGATCAAAATAAGGTTTCGAGCACGACCGCGATAG
- the LOC129719521 gene encoding 60S ribosomal protein L14, which yields MAGVLMRVRNFLLAKYMKSQTDVSKVFKRTFTRFVETGRVAKCAVGKYKGRLVAIVNVIDQNRVLIDGPITGVPRQQYPVNHLHLTKFRVKFPFTASTKVVRKALTAFNLKEKFASTRWQERARAKTKRCNMTDFDRFKLRLARAERNRLVNTQYKKMKKEVVNNGMLFGKPVKGTKSLPKRRNPIPKKEGKKKRVRKNKRTPAAKK from the exons ATGGCGGGTGTtctgatgcgtgttcgtaattttTTGCTTGCGAAATACATGAagagtcaaactgacgtaagcaaagTTTTTAAAAGG ACCTTCACACGTTTTGTGGAGACTGGCCGTGTGGCCAAATGCGCCGTTGGAAAATACAAGGGACGTCTTGTAGCTATCGTCAATGTGATCGATCAAAATCGG GTACTTATCGATGGCCCGATCACTGGAGTGCCCCGGCAGCAATACCCGGTTAACCATCTGCATCTCACCAAGTTCCGTGTCAAGTTCCCTTTCACAGCTTCGACCAAGGTAGTGCGTAAAGCTTTAACAGCCTTCAACCTTAAGGAGAAGTTTGCCAGCACCAGATGGCAAGAGCGCGCACGTGCTAAGACCAAG CGTTGCAACATGACGGACTTCGATCGGTTCAAGCTGCGATTGGCCCGTGCCGAGCGTAACCGTTTGGTCAACACTCAGTACAAGAAGATGAAGAAGGAAGTCGTGAACAACGGTATGCTGTTCGGTAAGCCGGTCAAGGGAACGAAATCGTTGCCCAAGCGACGCAATCCGATTCCGAAGAAGGAAGGCAAAAAGAAGCGCGTAAGGAAAAACAAGAGGACCCCCGCTGCCAAGAAGTAA